In Pirellulales bacterium, the DNA window ATCGAGACCGACACGTCGCCCAGGTTGATGCCGGCGAACAGTCGCTCCATGTCGTCGAGCGTGTCGACCGCCACTCCGAGCCGGCCCACTTCACCCAGAGAATTGGGGTGATCGCTGTCGAGACCCATGAGCGTGGGCAGGTCAAACGCCGTGCTTAGCCCAGTTTGCCCTTTCTCCAACAGGAACTTAAAGCGGGCATTCGTCTCTTCCGGCGTACCGAAGCCGGCGAACTGCCGCATCGTCCACAGCCGGCCACGATACTGGTTAGCGTGGATACCGCGGGTGAATGGGTACTGTCCCGGGTAGCCGATGTCGCGCTCGTAGGCTTCCGAAGTATCCTCGGGCACGTACAGCGGATCGATCTGCTCGCCACTGATCGTGGTCAGGCTCGTGTCGCGTTCAGTGGCCGCGGAGAGCGCTTCTTGCCAGGCCTCGCGGGCCGTAAGCTTCGCGTCAATCGCCATGCGTCGTACGCCTGTGACGGGGAAGTGCGCGGGATGGGCGCCGGCCGAAACGAGGCCGATCGCACCTGTCTCAAGTTTACCCCAGGCGCCCAGCCGTCGAAAGACACGATTGAGCGTGGGCGCTCACGGCCATGACCGTTGTTCGCCCGCGGCAGGCCCGATATCATCGCACACAATGACTGACCCGGTGAAGTTGATCGAACGATTTAGCCAGCGCGATCGGCGCGCGCTAGCGGAGATTCTGACGCTGGCCGAGCTGGGCCAGGCGCCGCCGCGGCCTGCGCCAGTCGCTACGAAGCCTTGTCCGCGCGTTGTTGGGCTCACCGGCAGCGGCGGGGCGGGCAAAAGCACGCTCGTGGGCGCGCTGGTTGTACATTTGCGCAGTCTGGGGCTTTCGGTCGCCGTATTGGCCTGCGATCCGCAAAGCCCTGTTACTGGCGGCGCGCTTTTGGGCGACCGGATTCGCGTGCGCTTCGATCCGGCTGACGAAGGCGTCTATTTTCGCAGTCTCTCCACGCGCGGCGCCGCTGGCGGTATTTCGGCGGCCACGCGCGCTGCGCGCGATTGGCTGGCCGACTTCGGCTTCGATGTCATCTTGATCGAAACGGTCGGTGTGGGGCAGGATCAAATCGCGGCGCGTGCCGTTGTTGATACGCTCGTACTGCTGGTCACGCCTAATACCGGTGATGAAGTTCAATGGGAAAAGGCGGGCCTGATCGAAGTCGCCGACATGGTGGTTGTGAACAAGTCTGATCTTCCCGGGGCGGATCGCGTGGCCCATCAATTGCAGTCGGCGTTATCGTTGTCGCCGACGTCGAAGCGCGTGCCGGTTTTGAATGTCACTGCCGCGACGGGCCAAGGCGTGCCGGAACTGTGGCAGGCGATCGTGACGCAGCCGATATCAGCCGCGAAAAAATGATCCAGCGGAGTGCTTACTTGTGGGTGCCGAGTTTGGCGAAGTAGCGTGGGACGAATCGCTCATTGAGGATTGCCGGCAACTGGTGCGACTGGCGATTCGCGAAGATCTGGGCCGGCTCTACGACTGGACGACGGTGGCGCTGGTGCCCGAGGCGGCGCAGGCCAGGGCACTGGTGCGTTCGCGACAACGGGGCGTGGTTGCCGGTATTCCGGCCGCGCAGCTGGCCTTGGCCGAATACGATCCGCAGCTCGAGTGGCAGGCGCTCGTTTCCGATGGAGACACGATCGAAGCGGGCGCGACGATCGCGGCCATCAGTGGTTCGGCCCGCAACCTGCTCACGGCCGAACGCACGGCGCTGAACTTGCTTGGCCGGCTCTCAGGCATCGCGACGCTTACGAGTGCCTTTGTCGCAGCGGTAGCTGGAACGAAAGCCCGCGTCTACGACACTCGTAAAACCGAGCCTGGCTATCGCCTTCTCGACAAGTACGCCGTGCGCGCTGGCGGCGGCCACAGTTATCGGCGCGGATTGTACGACGGCATCTTGATTAAGGACAATCACCTCGCCTTCGGTGCCACGGGCGGAAACTATTCTCCCGCGGCCGCCATCGATCGGTGCCGCCAGGTGGTCGCCAGCCTGGCGCCTGGCGCGCACATCCCCATCGAAATCGAAGTCGATTCGCTCGCGCAGTTGGATGAAGTCTTGCCGCGCGAGCCGGATGTCGTGCTGTTGGACAACATGTCGCTCGACGAGCTTTCCGAGGCCGTTAAGCGCCGCAACCGCGTCGCCTCGGGCGTGCAGCTGGAAGCATCGGGTGGCGTTAGGCTGGGCACAATTGCGGCCATCGCGGCGACCGGCGTCGACAGGATCAGTGTCGGCGCCTTAACCCATTCGGCGCCGTGGCTGGACATCGGGCTCGATTGGTCTTAATCGCTTGCTTCAAGAGATCGGCGCAAGCGATCCGCCAATTGCCACGATTGATATGCACATTCCCAAGGCGACGATTTCGCGTTGTTGGCGCGCCTTGGACCGGCACGTTTGACAGGTCAAGGGGTCGACCTAAAGTTCCAATGAGCCCGTGCTCTGGGGAGGGCACTGGTCCGCGGCGCAGCGGGGATAGCTGGGAGCTTGAGGGGACCCTGCTGCGCCATTTTCGTTTTCTGCGGCGCAACTTTCGAGGCGCCTACGCGTGACACGCACAGAGAATGAATCTCTGGCCGTTGGTCCCTGGGCCAGCGCCCTCACTAAGCGGTAGGACCGAGCAGATTGCGGCGCGTACGGCGCTCGGCACGCAGGCGTGCGCGGCGGCGCGTTTCGCTGGGCTTCTCGTAGTATTCTTTGCGGCGCATTTCTTTCTTGATGCCGCTGCGCTCGACTAATTTGCGAAAGCGGCGTACCGCTTCTTGAATGCTTTCGCGATCGCGTACGTTCAGCTTGACCACACATCCTCCTTTAATTTGGAATCGACGCAAATCTCCCAACGCCTTCGGCCGACACAACCGCGATGCCCTGCCGAGCCCCACGGAACACCGCGGGGCGAACCGGTAAGTGTATCTGATGGAGCAGGTTGCTGTAAATGTGATTTGACAGTTTCTTTCGGTGGCCGCTGGGCGGACGACATGGCCTCCCGGAGCTGCCTCTCCGCAGGCGAGTATCGCCGTCAATGATCGGCCAAAGCCCCAATATTCTCCAGGCTGGAAACTCTTCCGGGCCGGACGCGGAGGATGTGGGTCGATAAATGCTCAGGGCACGCCGATGCTCTCTCTCGGAGTTACCAACGCCCTGAGGAGCCTCCGACCGTGTCGACCGACGAGCAGGAACCAGCCACGGACTCGATTCGCGAGATTGAATCGCGCCAGGACGAAGTCCTGGACGCCCTGGCATTGCTCGAGGAGCGACTGGCGGCGCTTTTGGCCGAGTGTGCGTCCGACCTGCCGGCCCTGAAAAAGGCCGCCTAGCAGCCTGTTGAAAAAAGCCCTCGTGGCTTTTTTCAACCTCGCCAAGTGCGAAGCAAAGCTTCGCACGGCTCGCAAAATAACGACTTACGTCGATATTTTGCCATCGCATCCCTGCGATGTCGCAGCCCGTTG includes these proteins:
- the nadC gene encoding carboxylating nicotinate-nucleotide diphosphorylase, with product MGAEFGEVAWDESLIEDCRQLVRLAIREDLGRLYDWTTVALVPEAAQARALVRSRQRGVVAGIPAAQLALAEYDPQLEWQALVSDGDTIEAGATIAAISGSARNLLTAERTALNLLGRLSGIATLTSAFVAAVAGTKARVYDTRKTEPGYRLLDKYAVRAGGGHSYRRGLYDGILIKDNHLAFGATGGNYSPAAAIDRCRQVVASLAPGAHIPIEIEVDSLAQLDEVLPREPDVVLLDNMSLDELSEAVKRRNRVASGVQLEASGGVRLGTIAAIAATGVDRISVGALTHSAPWLDIGLDWS
- a CDS encoding GTP-binding protein, with product MTDPVKLIERFSQRDRRALAEILTLAELGQAPPRPAPVATKPCPRVVGLTGSGGAGKSTLVGALVVHLRSLGLSVAVLACDPQSPVTGGALLGDRIRVRFDPADEGVYFRSLSTRGAAGGISAATRAARDWLADFGFDVILIETVGVGQDQIAARAVVDTLVLLVTPNTGDEVQWEKAGLIEVADMVVVNKSDLPGADRVAHQLQSALSLSPTSKRVPVLNVTAATGQGVPELWQAIVTQPISAAKK
- the rpsU gene encoding 30S ribosomal protein S21 yields the protein MVKLNVRDRESIQEAVRRFRKLVERSGIKKEMRRKEYYEKPSETRRRARLRAERRTRRNLLGPTA